Proteins from one Oryza sativa Japonica Group chromosome 12, ASM3414082v1 genomic window:
- the LOC4352201 gene encoding bidirectional sugar transporter SWEET13: MAGLSLQHPWAFAFGLLGNLISFTTYLAPIPTFYRIYKSKSTEGFQSVPYVVALFSAMLWIFYALIKSNEALLITINAAGCVIETIYIVMYLAYAPKKAKVFTTKILLLLNVGVFGVILLLTLLLSHGEQRVVSLGWVCVAFSVSVFVAPLSIIKRVIQSRSVEYMPFSLSLTLTLSAVVWFLYGLLIKDKYVALPNILGFTFGVVQMGLYVFYMNATPVAGEGKEGKGKLAAAEELPVVVNVGKLAAATPDRSTGAVHVHPVPRSCAAEAAAAEPEVLVDIPPPPPPRAVEVAAV; the protein is encoded by the exons ATGGCTGGCCTGTCCCTGCAGCATCCCTGGGCTTTTGCCTTCGGCCTCCTTG GCAACCTCATATCCTTCACGACCTATCTGGCACCAAT CCCGACGTTCTACCGGATCTACAAGAGCAAGTCGACGGAGGGGTTCCAGTCGGTGCCGTACGTGGTGGCGCTCTTCAGCGCCATGCTGTGGATCTTCTACGCGCTGATCAAGTCCAACGAGGCCCTCCTCATCACCATCAACGCCGCCGGTTGCGTCATCGAGACCATCTACATCGTCATGTACCTCGCCTACGCCCCCAAGAAGGCCAAG GTGTTCACGACGAAGatcctgctgctgctgaacGTGGGGGTGTTCGGGGTGATCCTGCTGCTGACGCTGCTGCTCTCCCATGGCGAGCAGCGCGTCGTCTCCCTCGGCTGGGTCTGCGTCGCCTTCTCCGTCAGCGTCTTTGTCGCGCCGCTCAGCATCATC AAGCGAGTGATCCAGTCGAGGAGCGTGGAGTACAtgcccttctccctctccctcacgcTCACCCTCAGCGCCGTCGTCTGGTTCCTCTACGGCCTTCTCATCAAGGACAAATACGTCGCG CTTCCCAACATCCTGGGCTTCACATTCGGTGTGGTCCAGATGGGGCTCTACGTGTTCTACATGAACGCGAcgccggtggccggcgaggggaaagaagggaaggggaagctggcggcggcggaggagctccCCGTCGTCGTCAACGTCggcaagctcgccgccgccacgcccgaCAGGAGCACCGGCGCCGTGCACGTGCACCCAGTCCCGAGGAGctgcgcggcggaggcggcggcggccgagccgGAGGTGCTCGTCGacattccgccgccgccgccgccgcgcgccgtcgagGTGGCCGCCGTGTAG
- the LOC136354575 gene encoding uncharacterized protein — protein MAEERESFEGQWASSDVTEENLKEMVAHGVLPAKEIIGWRPAHGPRKRKLVLDDDEGDDDKSGDKGSPNNPPKRTMPRKKLAGRAMPKIRTSSRKPSDIDPSGKDPDPAMTEQNISQDPEPTAENQPTAESQPTGAHASGDRANPSDLPPTGNQSATTETATTQEPPTGNQSDAGPDQEIPEVEAQTTTSQGPEAGNDSIAGSSGPSGDDGEEIPRIKATDDSRPPILIKWWDENSQAAGIVINRQKEDEEVCQLKKALGEATQAVRDQLHEAKECAKKTEKELRDRIAQLQDANFELSGSSKAQAARMEQMAKQIEALERDKTELAAQRDSALKEVEDRKIKSQAQFDVLVGKIKRLEGARDNVANAAAPIIQAMFLNNGGPNGTSEEAALDLISSAQNAADKIASDVVEQFRNNDLQPSNEDSDDERTDSD, from the exons atggcggaagagagagaaagcttcgaaggCCAATGGGCGTCATCCGACGTAACGGAGGAGAATcttaaggagatggtggcgcacggcgttctccctgccaaggagatcatcgggtggcgaccagcGCACG GTCCTCGCAAGAGGAAGCTGGtacttgatgatgatgaaggcgaCGATGATAAATCTGGGGATAAGGGCTCGCCTAATAATCCCCCAAAGCgtaccatgcccaggaaaaaactggctggccgtgcaatgccaaagatcagaacatcttccag gaaaccatctgatatagatccatCTGGAAAAGACCCCGATCCTGCCATGACAGAGCAAAATATATCCCAGGACCCCGAGCCGACTGCTGAAAACCAGCCGACTgctgaaagccagccgactggcgcccatgcttcgggCGATAGGGCCAATCCGAGTGAcctgccgccgactggaaaccagtcggcaacaactgaaacggcaacaactcaagagcccccgactggaaaccagtcggacgcaGGCCCTGATCAAGAGATCCCCGAAGTAGAAGCGCAGACGACGACTTCGcaaggaccagaggctggtaacGACTCGATAGCTGGGTCTTCAG GACCATCAGGTGATGACGGAGAAGAAATCCCTCGCATAAAGGCGACCGacgactctcgtcctcctatcttgatcaaatggtgggacgagaactcacaaGCCGCCGGCATAGTCATAAaccgtcaaaaagaagatgaagaagtgtgccagctgaagaaagcgctcggagaagccactc aagcagttagggaccagctgcatgaggccaaggaatgcgccaaaaagacagagaaagAGTTAAGGGACCGAATCGCCCAGCTCCAGGATGCAAACTTCGAActaagtggttcatcaaaag cgcaagccgccAGGATGGAACAGATGGCGAAGCAAATTGAAGCCCTGGAGAGAGACAAGACAGAACTGGCTGCGcaaagggactcagccttgaagGAAGTCGAAG atcgcaagatcaaatctcaagctcagtttgacgtcctggttggtaagatcaagaggcttgaaggagcaagggaTAACGTCGCCAATGCCGCTGCACCAATTATCCAAGCCATGTTCCTCAATAAtggtggtccga acgggacaagtgaagaagctgcccttgatcttatcagcagTGCGCAAAATGCGGCTGACAAAATTGCGAGTGATGTTGTAGAGCAATTTCGCAACAACGACCTCCAGCCGAGTAAtgaagactctgatgatgaaaggactgattctgactga